A portion of the Bufo gargarizans isolate SCDJY-AF-19 chromosome 7, ASM1485885v1, whole genome shotgun sequence genome contains these proteins:
- the LOC122944008 gene encoding uncharacterized protein LOC122944008: protein MDVPPNDTNGNITSGLDRIEQYQFDGNYLENEDVPQSDTNGNIISGLEQIQQYQLEDVPQSDTNGNIISGLEQIEHNQLHGIYSENETVQQMMVYDNDEVVLQISADDSNIVVSTNYTVLGCYIEDDSLNLVNLFETQDEAEQTIETYTNNVPFPARTQSINEQSATESCDDPEMNILMAELRIKYCGQLQDTESFRSNPLLSENTQYIVFPRDEEQENRIGNRNWCTCNNCPEMKTNIECICCHEVDNAQEFITDSNCIIGHEFFHIFCQREDTVNVVLRTIGQVRLPPAQKDMNRQRSKTAYRTFTAWVHGYLGVGNRRPIPACVVYKV, encoded by the exons ATG gatgtACCGCCAAATGACACAAATGGTAATATCACTTCTGGATTAGATCGAATTGAACAATATCAATTTGATGGAAATTATTTAGAAAATGAG gaTGTACCGCAAAGTGACACAAATGGTAATATCATTTCTGGATTAGAACAAATTCAACAATATCAATTAGAG gaTGTACCGCAAAGTGACACAAATGGTAATATCATTTCTGGATTAGAACAAATTGAACATAATCAATTACACGGAATTTATTcagaaaatgag actgtcCAACAAATGATGGTTTATGACAACGATGAGGTAGTGTTACAAATATCGGCCGATGATTCTAACATTGTTGTATCTACCAACTATACAGTATTAGGCTGTTACATCGAAGATGATTCGCTAAATCTAGTG AACTTATTTGAAACCCAAGACGAAGCGGAACAAACAATTGAAACTTATACAAACAATGTTCCTTTCCCAGCTCGAACTCAGTCAATAAATGAACAGAGTGCAACTGAAAGCTGTGATGATCCAGAG ATGAACATTCTGATGGCTGAGTTAAGGATTAAATATTGTGGACAGTTGCAAGACACTGAAAGCTTTAGGAGTAATCCACTACTTTCAGAAAACACACAGTATATTGTTTTTCCTAGAGATGAAGAACAGGAAAATCGAATTGGAAATCGGAATTGGTGCACCTGTAATAATTGTCCAGAAATGAAAACAAACATAGAGTGTATTTGCTGTCATGAGGTGGACAATGCCCAGGAATTCATAACTGATTCTAATTGCATCATTGGGCATGAGTTTTTCCATATTTTCTGTCAACGAGAGGATACCGTAAATGTAGTTTTGAGAACCATAGGTCAAGTAAGATTACCACCAGCACAAAAGGACAtgaacag acaacgcAGCAAAACAGCGTATCGAACGTTTACTGCATGGGTACACGGTTACCTAGGTGTAGGAAATAGAAGACCAATCCCTGCCTGTGTAGTTTATAAAGTTTGA